CAGCACCGGCGATCATATTGACAAAGGAGAGATTGCCGGTGCTGTCGCTTTGCCGCCCGGTGTGCGCTCGATGGCGGTCACTGCGTATCAAGTGAAGGATTCATTGCCGGATCCCATGACGGATGCGCCGGACTATCGCATGCAGACAGCTCCCGACGGTACATTCGAATTGGGCTATCTTGCCCCCGGGACCTATCGCTTGTTTGCGCTCGATGACAAAAACTTCGACGGCATGTGGCAGCCCGCGTCCGAGTGGATTGGAACCGCCACGAACGACGTCAAGGTCGAGGAAGGCACCAAACCTCGAATCACCTTTGCGCCGTCCCTGCAGGACACGACTCCGCCGGCAATCCTGCGAGTCCGCCAAATGGACATGCATCGGATTGATTTGCGCGTAAATATCGACGGCCAGCCCCGCGTCAATATCTCCGACGGAAGCCGGAATGTGCCTGCAGAGCACTTTCGCGAAGACTCGACCGCTTCGCACGCCTGGCACATTTATTTCGCCGATACTGTGGGCGGGGATTCAGCTTTGCTAAGAGTGAGTATCGGCGACGTCGAACTTTCATCACAGTATGCCGTCAAGAACCGGCCGGACACCACCGCCCCCGCGTTCTTTGAATCTTCCCCATTCAATCGGGAAATGACCCGCGGCATTCCCCGTGAGGCCATAGTCATTTTCAGTGAACCCGTGGTATACTCTCCGGATTCGGATACGGCCGCAGTGTCGCTGCGCGCCGATACGAACGACGTTGACATCACGGTCGAGCAGACCGATCCTATTTCCCTGACGATTACGCCGTCGGATTCGCTTGAACGTGGTCTGAAGTACTCGCTCTTTGTGCCGCAGAAACTGATTCAGGATTATAGCGGCAACATACTGCGTGATTCGCTCCTGAAAATCGCCTGGTACACTTTCCCGGAAGATTCACTCGGAGCCATTGACGGCCTTGTGCGTGCCACCGAAATGGGACCGTGGATTGTCGAACTCTATCCGCTGAAATCGTCCGAACCCGCAGAGATTGTCTACACAAATACGCACTTCAAGTTCAACGGATTCCCCGCAGGTGACTACCGTCTCCGCGTCATTCGTGACGCCAACAGTAACGACCGCATTGACACCGGATCGATGAATCCATTCCGGTTTTCAGAACCGTTCCAATGGCATCCGGACACAATTTCTATCCGTCCGCGTTGGACGACAGAGGTAGAATTTCTCTGGACGAACGTAACTCAAAAATAAAATGCTTCATGCAGTGATTATGGCCGGTGGAGTCGGCGCGCGTTTCTGGCCGCTCTCCCGCCGCAATAAACCGAAACAACTTCTCGACCTGACCGGTGAAGGTTCGATGCTTGAACGCACGCTTGCCCGCCTCGAAGGTCTGGTGGATAACGACCATGTTTGGATTGTCACGAATCCCGAACAGGCAGAACTCATTCGCGAGATGATTCCGTCCTTCAACAAGGACCGTTTCATCATCGAACCCGTTGGCCGCAATACCGCTCCCGCGATCGGTCTCGCCGCGGCTCATCTGCATAAACACGACCCCGAAGCTGTGATGATTGTGCTGCCCGCCGATCACCGCATCACCAACATCGAGCAGTTTCACTATTGCTTGCACTCTGCCGTCGAAGTTGT
This region of bacterium genomic DNA includes:
- a CDS encoding Ig-like domain-containing protein, translated to MNPLTCAKSASSISALAATKHHLACLVLVLAVTSCARMAVPPGGPEDKIAPEIVSTIPEQNSVMVPLDADVTLEFSEPVNRAAVEASLYLSPEPGRRLRYRWSGRRLTLDYLDPLPENRTIVVTVGATAKDLQNNPFENSYTLAFSTGDHIDKGEIAGAVALPPGVRSMAVTAYQVKDSLPDPMTDAPDYRMQTAPDGTFELGYLAPGTYRLFALDDKNFDGMWQPASEWIGTATNDVKVEEGTKPRITFAPSLQDTTPPAILRVRQMDMHRIDLRVNIDGQPRVNISDGSRNVPAEHFREDSTASHAWHIYFADTVGGDSALLRVSIGDVELSSQYAVKNRPDTTAPAFFESSPFNREMTRGIPREAIVIFSEPVVYSPDSDTAAVSLRADTNDVDITVEQTDPISLTITPSDSLERGLKYSLFVPQKLIQDYSGNILRDSLLKIAWYTFPEDSLGAIDGLVRATEMGPWIVELYPLKSSEPAEIVYTNTHFKFNGFPAGDYRLRVIRDANSNDRIDTGSMNPFRFSEPFQWHPDTISIRPRWTTEVEFLWTNVTQK